In the Leishmania mexicana MHOM/GT/2001/U1103 complete genome, chromosome 31 genome, one interval contains:
- a CDS encoding putative ribosomal protein L27, whose product MTKFLKPGKVVIVTAGRYAGHKAVIVQNSDVVTKERPYGRALLAGIKKYPKKVVRGMSKQTITRRSQVGVFLRVVNHKHFLPTRYNVDMSKELRGKINVSDASKRSRSKRLVRHVFQARYNAGSSMWFFQRLRF is encoded by the coding sequence ATGACGAAGTTCCTGAAGCCCGGTAAGGTGGTCATTGTGACGGCTGGCCGCTACGCCGGCCACAAGGCGGTGATCGTGCAGAACTCTGACGTCGTGACGAAGGAGCGCCCGTACGGCCGCGCGCTGCTAGCTGGCATCAAGAAGTACCCGAAGAAGGTCGTGCGCGGGATGAGCAAGCAGACGATCACGCGCCGCTCGCAGGTGGGCGTGTTCCTGCGCGTTGTGAACCACAAGCACTTCCTGCCCACCCGCTACAACGTGGACATGtcgaaggagctgcgcggcaAGATCAACGTGTCTGACGCGTCGAAGCGCTCGCGCTCGAAGAGGCTGGTGAGGCACGTGTTCCAGGCGCGCTACaacgccggcagcagcatgtGGTTCTTCCAGCGCCTGCGCTTCTAA
- a CDS encoding putative ribosomal protein L27, which produces MTKFLKPGKVVIVTAGRYAGHKAVIVQNSDVVTKERPYGRALLAGIKKYPKKVVRGMSKQTITRRSQVGVFLRVVNHKHFLPTRYNVDMSKELRGKINVSDASKRSRSKRLVRHVLQARYNAGSSMWFFQRLRF; this is translated from the coding sequence ATGACGAAGTTCCTGAAGCCCGGTAAGGTGGTCATTGTGACGGCTGGCCGCTACGCCGGCCACAAGGCGGTGATCGTGCAGAACTCTGACGTCGTGACGAAGGAGCGCCCGTACGGCCGCGCGCTGCTAGCTGGCATCAAGAAGTACCCGAAGAAGGTCGTGCGCGGGATGAGCAAGCAGACGATCACGCGCCGCTCGCAGGTGGGCGTGTTCCTGCGCGTTGTGAACCACAAGCACTTCCTGCCCACCCGCTACAACGTGGACATGtcgaaggagctgcgcggcaAGATCAACGTGTCTGACGCGTCGAAGCGCTCGCGCTCGAAGAGGCTGGTGAGGCACGTGCTCCAGGCGCGCTACaacgccggcagcagcatgtGGTTCTTCCAGCGCCTGCGCTTCTAA
- a CDS encoding DNA polymerase III epsilon subunit-like exonuclease: MGDQGRRTPPQTSDAAPHSSGSPHLSSSSPRLTVSLPHNANYEGEACASPFAPVSPRVHPLLADTIGLLAPLREGQTAPASSLTSQLSAPVVGSAWATGCRSAPFSCVVVDLETTGFSATADEILEVACAELRWTPSSHTSSTGPKHTAPCAPSLGEQSVCGVIEGLWTRGGRVFHRYVRPSDPRRISAAATAVHGITWETVQHCSPWPVVASELVAYMVLVGADGPFSASAQLEAAQAGGHRAVQLPPLVAHNASFDARFLEHHLRRCGYQIFWQPQYPLTCTRQWAQVAYPHLANNLDALCAFLGIDGAADRAANGHDALTDATLTALLFLQMCRRWTERFGRSE, translated from the coding sequence ATGGGCGACCAAGGGCGACGGACACCTCCCCAGACCTccgacgctgcgccacacTCCTCTGGCTCCCCGCAcctctcctcgtcctcacCGCGTCTCACAGTGTCCCTGCCTCATAATGCGAACTATGAAGGGGAGGCGTGTGCCAGCCCATTTGCACCTGTATCGCCCAGGGTGCATCCTCTCCTTGCCGACACCATCGGCCTTCTAGCTCCGCTGCGAGAAGGCCAAACGGCACCTGCATCATCCCTGACTTCACAGCTCTCAGCTCCCGTTGTGGGCTCGGCATGGGCAACTggctgccgctccgcgcCTTTCAGCTGCGTTGTTGTAGATCTTGAGACGACCGGCTTCTCGGCCACCGCAGATGAGATTCTCGAAGTGGCCTGCGCCGAGTTACGATGGACGCCGTCTTCACACACGTCCTCGACAGGCCCGAAGCACACTGCTCCTTGCGCACCGTCGTTGGGGGAGCAAAGCGTGTGCGGTGTCATAGAAGGGCTGTGGACACGCGGGGGGCGAGTGTTTCACCGTTACGTGCGGCCCTCCGACCCCCGCCGCATCTCCGCAGCCGCTACAGCCGTTCACGGAATCACGTGGGAGACGGTGCAGCACTGCTCCCCGTGGCCGGTGGTGGCAAGTGAGTTGGTGGCCTACATGGTCCTTGTCGGAGCCGACGGTCCCTTTTCCGCGTCCGCGCAGTTGGAGGCTGCGCAGGCCGGCGGGCACCGCGCTGTTCAACTCccgccgctggtggcgcaCAACGCGTCATTCGACGCACGTTTCCTTGAGCATCAcctgcggcggtgcggctaCCAAATATTCTGGCAGCCTCAATACCCTCTGACGTGCACTCGGCAGTGGGCGCAGGTGGCCTATCCGCACCTGGCAAACAATCTCGATGCTCTGTGCGCCTTTCTAGGCATCGATGGGGCGGCAGATCGAGCCGCCAACGGCCACGACGCCCTCACAGACGCAACCTTGACGGCACTGCTGTTTCTTCAAATGTGTCGTCGCTGGACGGAGCGGTTCGGTCGTAGTGAATGA